A single genomic interval of Musa acuminata AAA Group cultivar baxijiao chromosome BXJ3-4, Cavendish_Baxijiao_AAA, whole genome shotgun sequence harbors:
- the LOC135635231 gene encoding ABC transporter G family member 28-like: protein MPAAWSRRRPRPASRVAFLHVALALAAILGHLPLGRCQDYDDYADGSSGGQGASSLFAGVIYDRLMNLTGTFAKDIGQHLDFCVQNTDKDWNEAFNFSSDLSFLTNCMKETNGDLSRRMCTAAEIKFYFSSFYDNGGQKNYLRPNKNCNLTSWVSGCEPGWSCSVSENEKVNLKDSKVVPIRDVNCRPCCEGFFCPHGITCMIPCPLGAYCPLGKLNKTTGVCDPYNYQLPPGQPNHTCGSADMWADVGTSSEIFCPAGYYCPSTIQKISCSSGYYCRKGSTSQMRCFQKSSCPPNSSNQDITIFGALLMVALSLLLLIIYNFSGQILTSRERKQAKSREAAARHARETAQARERWKTAKDVAKKHAVGLQTQLSRTFSRKKSSRPPEPPKKKEPSNLTKMMQSLEENPDTYEGFNVEIGDKNLKKNIPKGKQMHTRSQIFKYAYGQIEKEKAMQQQNKNLTFSGVISMATDTEIRTRPMIEVAFKDLTLTLKGSKKKLLRSITGKLMPGRVAAVMGPSGAGKTTFLSALAGKATGCAVSGHVLINGKAEPIRAYKKIIGFVPQDDIVHGNLTVEENIWFSARCRLSAEMSKADKVLVVERVIESLGLQAVRESLVGTVEKRGISGGQRKRVNVGLEMVIEPSLLILDEPTSGLDSSSSQLLLRALCREALEGVNICMVVHQPSYTLFKMFDDLILLAKGGLTVYHGSVKKVEEYFSGLGINVPERVNPPDYFIDILEGIVKPSTSAGVNYKELPLRWMLHNGYEVPRDMLQNAGDLDASVRGTGGNPAGTASETQSIAGEVWDNVRDIVGQRRDEYDYNFSKSMDLSNRRTPGVLRQYKYFLGRVGKQRLREARIQGVDFLILCLAGVCLGTLAKVSDETFGALGYTYTVIAVSLLCKIGALRSFSLERLHYWRERASGMSSLAYFLSRDTIDHFTTIIKPIVYLSMFYFFNNPRSSILDNYIILVALVYCVTGIGYAFAIFFQPGSAQLWSVLLPVVLTLLATQQKTSKFLANLCYTKWALEAFVIANAERYSGVWLVTRCGSLIKNGYNIGDWGLCIIVLAVYGIVFRCIAFFCMVTFQKH from the exons ATGCCGGCCGCATGGTCCCGCCGGAGGCCGCGACCGGCCTCCCGCGTCGCGTTCCTTCACGTCGCCCTCGCCCTTGCGGCCATCCTCGGCCACCTGCCCCTCGGGCGGTGCCAGGATTACGATGACTACGCcgacgggagcagcggcggccaaGGCGCATCCTCGTTGTTTGCCGGCGTCATCTATGACCGGCTTATGAACCTCACCGGCACCTTCGCCAAGGACATCGGCCAGCACCTGGATTTCTGTGTCCAGAACAC GGATAAAGACTGGAATGAGGCGTTCAACTTCTCGTCGGATTTGAGTTTCTTGACGAATTGCATGAAGGAAACAAATG GGGATCTTTCTCGACGCATGTGCACAGCTGCAGAAATAAAGTTCTACTTCAGCAGTTTCTATGATAATGGTGGACAAAAGAATTATTTAAGACCTAATAAGAATTGCAACTTGACATCATGGGTGTCTGGATGTGAGCCAGGCTGGTCTTGCAGTGTTTCTGAAAATGAGAAAGTTAATCTGAAAGATTCCAAGGTTGTTCCTATCAGAGATGTCAATTGCCGCCCTTGTTGTGAGGGTTTCTTTTGTCCTCATGGTATCACTTGCATGATCC CTTGCCCATTAGGTGCATATTGTCCACTTGGAAAACTGAACAAAACTACTGGTGTCTGTGATCC GTATAATTACCAGCTGCCCCCTGGACAGCCTAACCATACCTGTGGGAGTGCTGATATGTGGGCAGATGTTGGAACTAGCAGTGAAATCTTCTGCCCAGCAGGATACTACTGTCCAAGCACTATACAGAAAATTTCTTGTAGTAGTGG ATATTACTGCAGGAAGGGCTCTACTTCTCAAATGA GGTGCTTTCAGAAAAGCTCTTGCCCACCAAATTCTTCAAATCAAGATATTACTATATTTGGAGCCTTACTGATG GTTGCATTAAGTCTACTGCTGTTAATTATATATAACTTCTCTGGCCAAATTCTCACCAGTCGAGAAAGAAAACAAGCAAAATCTAGGGAAGCTGCAGCAAGACATGCAAGAGAAACTGCCCAAGCTCGTGAAAGGTGGAAAACAGCCAAAGATGTTGCAAAGAAACATGCAGTTGGCCTTCAGACACAGTTATCTCGTACATTCTCTCGTAAAAAGTCTTCTCGGCCACCAGAGCCTCCAAAGAAAAAGGAACCTAGTAACCTTACTAAGATGATGCAATCACTAGAGGAGAATCCTGATACTTATGAAGGCTTCAATGTTGAAATAGGAGACAAGAATTTGAAGAAGAATATACCTAAAGGCAAACAAATGCATACTCGCAGTCAAATCTTCAAGTATGCATACGGCCAGATAGAGAAGGAAAAAGCCATGCAACAGCAAAACAAGAACTTAACATTTTCCGGAGTGATATCCATGGCCACTGATACTGAGATTAGAACTAGGCCTATGATCGAGGTTGCTTTCAAGGACCTCACCTTGACTCTGAAAGGGAGTAAAAAGAAACTACTGAGATCTATAACAGGAAAACTTATGCCTGGTCGTGTGGCTGCAGTGATGGGTCCATCTGGGGCGGGGAAGACTACGTTTCTGAGTGCCCTGGCTGGGAAGGCCACTGGCTGTGCTGTATCGGGTCACGTACTTATAAATGGGAAAGCAGAACCCATACGCGCATATAAAAAGATCATTGGTTTTGTGCCTCAGGATGATATTGTTCATGGAAATTTAACGGTGGAGGAGAATATTTGGTTCAGTGCTAGGTGCAG ACTTTCTGCAGAGATGTCGAAAGCTGATAAAGTTTTAGTTGTAGAAAGAGTTATCGAATCTTTAGGCCTGCAGGCAGTAAGGGAATCACTGGTCGGAACTGTAGAGAAACGTGGTATCTCTGGTGGACAAAGGAAAAGAGTGAATGTAGGTCTGGAAATGGTCATAGAACCATCTCTTTTGATATTGGATGAACCAACATCTGGTTTGGACAGTTCTTCATCTCAACTGTTACTTCGAGCTCTTTGCAGAGAGGCCCTTGAAGGGGTAAACATCTGCATGGTTGTTCACCAACCCAG CTATACATTGTTCAAGATGTTTGATGATTTGATACTTCTAGCAAAAGGAGGTCTGACAGTATATCATGGATCAGTGAAAAAGGTTGAAGAATACTTTTCAGGTTTAGGGATCAATGTCCCTGAACGTGTGAATCCTCCAGATTACTTCATTGATATTTTAGAAGGTATAGTAAAGCCAAGCACAAGTGCAGGTGTAAATTATAAAGAGTTGCCCCTGCGATGGATGCTTCACAATGGGTATGAAGTGCCCCGTGATATGCTACAGAATGCTGGTGACCTTGATGCATCGGTAAGGGGAACCGGAGGAAATCCTGCTGGCACTGCATCTGAGACACAATCAATCGCTGGAGAAGTATGGGATAATGTCAGGGATATTGTTGGACAAAGGCGAGATGAGTACGATTACAATTTCTCTAAATCCATGGATTTGTCTAACCGCAGAACTCCTGGTGTTCTCCGGCAATACAAGTATTTTCTAGGAAG GGTTGGCAAGCAGCGTCTTCGGGAAGCTAGAATACAAGGAGTCGATTTTCTTATCCTATGTCTTGCTGGTGTGTGCTTGGGAACACTTGCAAAAGTGAGCGATGAGACATTTGGTGCACTGGGTTACACGTACACTGTCATTGCAGTTT CTCTCTTGTGCAAGATTGGAGCATTGAGATCGTTCTCACTTGAAAGGTTGCATTATTGGAGAGAAAGAGCATCTGGCATGAGTTCACTGGCTTATTTTCTGTCAAGAGATACAATCGATCATTTCACTACAATAATCAAACCAATTGTTTATCTTTCTATGTTCTACTTCTTCAACAATCCAAGGTCATCAATTCTAGACAACTACATCATCTTAGTGGCACTTGTTTATTGTGTGACTGGAATTGGGTATGCTTTTGCAATCTTCTTTCAGCCAGGTTCAGCACAACTG TGGTCTGTGCTACTACCTGTTGTCTTAACTCTCCTGGCAACTCAACAGAAAACTTCAAAATTCCTGGCAAATTTATGCTACACAAAGTGGGCCCTGGAAGCATTTGTTATTGCAAATGCTGAAAG GTATTCTGGAGTATGGTTGGTAACTCGTTGCGGTTCACTTATCAAAAATGGATACAATATTGGTGACTGGGGTTTGTGTATAATTGTTCTAGCTGTTTATGGCATAGTTTTCCGCTGCATTGCCTTCTTCTGTATGGTGACTTTCCAAAAGCATTGA